The Candidatus Koribacter versatilis Ellin345 genome has a segment encoding these proteins:
- a CDS encoding thioredoxin family protein, with amino-acid sequence MVISKTHLLALFFVAISACAQSRMVLDTPIYPEGVDAKKEIRAALVQAKAQNKHVLLVFGADWCYDCHVLDYRFHSPEIEPFLDKNFVVVHVNIGRGETNVDLSNKYHIPVDKGVPSIAVVSPTGALLYSTQHGEISPTRRMPATQIVGMLENWAALK; translated from the coding sequence ATGGTGATTAGCAAAACACATCTGCTGGCGCTGTTCTTCGTCGCCATCTCCGCCTGCGCGCAATCGCGCATGGTCCTCGACACGCCCATCTATCCCGAAGGCGTGGACGCGAAGAAAGAAATCCGTGCAGCCCTCGTCCAGGCCAAGGCCCAGAACAAGCACGTTCTCCTCGTCTTCGGCGCCGACTGGTGTTATGACTGCCACGTCCTCGATTACCGCTTCCACTCGCCGGAAATCGAACCGTTCCTCGACAAGAATTTCGTCGTCGTGCACGTGAACATCGGTCGCGGCGAAACCAACGTGGATCTCTCGAACAAGTACCACATCCCGGTGGACAAAGGCGTTCCTTCCATCGCAGTCGTCTCACCCACCGGCGCACTGCTCTACAGCACGCAGCACGGCGAGATCTCGCCCACGCGCAGGATGCCTGCCACGCAGATTGTCGGAATGCTGGAAAACTGGGCCGCGCTGAAATAG
- the metK gene encoding methionine adenosyltransferase translates to MSTRNRFLFTSESVTEGHPDKIADQISDAILDACLKDDPTSRVACETLTATGLVVIAGEITTKAYVDFQTLVRGVVQTIGYDNALYGFDSNTCAVISSINKQSGDIAMGVDTGGAGDQGMMFGYATNETPELMPAPISLAHKLTLKLTEVRKNGTLPYLRPDGKSQVTVEYDQHSKPVRVDAVVVSTQHAETVSTEDLRADILKHVIQAAVPANLLDADTKYHINPTGRFVIGGPMGDTGLTGRKIIVDTYGGMGRHGGGAFSGKDPTKVDRSAAYMARYIAKNIVAAGLADRCEVELAYAIGVAEPVSVLVETFGTGKVEEAKIEELVRKNFKLTPKGIMESLNLRRPIYRKTAAYGHFGRNDKDFTWEATDKAEALREQAGLKSAAHAGKN, encoded by the coding sequence TTGTCGACACGTAATCGTTTTTTGTTTACCTCGGAATCCGTGACGGAAGGTCACCCGGATAAGATCGCCGACCAGATTTCCGATGCCATTCTCGACGCCTGCCTCAAAGATGATCCTACGAGCCGCGTCGCGTGCGAAACCCTGACTGCCACCGGACTGGTGGTGATCGCGGGTGAAATTACCACCAAAGCTTATGTGGACTTTCAGACGTTGGTTCGTGGCGTGGTACAGACCATTGGCTACGACAACGCGCTGTACGGGTTCGACTCGAACACCTGCGCGGTGATCTCGAGCATCAACAAGCAGTCTGGCGATATCGCCATGGGCGTGGACACCGGCGGCGCCGGCGACCAAGGCATGATGTTCGGCTACGCGACGAACGAAACGCCCGAGCTGATGCCGGCCCCCATTTCGCTGGCCCACAAGCTCACGCTGAAACTGACTGAAGTCCGCAAGAACGGCACCCTTCCTTACCTTCGTCCCGACGGAAAATCCCAGGTCACAGTTGAATACGACCAGCACAGCAAGCCGGTGCGCGTGGATGCCGTTGTCGTTTCGACGCAGCATGCCGAGACGGTCAGCACCGAAGACCTCCGCGCGGACATCCTGAAACACGTGATCCAGGCGGCGGTTCCGGCGAACCTGCTCGACGCGGACACCAAGTACCACATCAATCCGACGGGCCGCTTCGTAATCGGCGGACCGATGGGCGACACCGGCCTGACCGGACGCAAGATCATCGTGGATACCTACGGTGGCATGGGCCGTCACGGCGGCGGCGCGTTCTCGGGCAAGGACCCGACGAAGGTTGACCGTTCGGCTGCGTACATGGCGCGCTACATCGCGAAGAACATTGTGGCTGCCGGCCTGGCCGATCGCTGCGAAGTGGAACTGGCTTACGCGATCGGCGTGGCTGAACCTGTCAGCGTGCTGGTGGAGACGTTCGGTACCGGCAAGGTCGAAGAAGCCAAGATCGAAGAACTGGTTCGCAAGAACTTCAAGCTGACCCCGAAGGGCATCATGGAGTCGCTGAACCTGCGCCGGCCGATCTATCGCAAGACTGCGGCGTACGGACACTTCGGACGCAACGACAAAGACTTTACGTGGGAAGCGACGGACAAGGCTGAGGCACTGCGCGAGCAGGCCGGCCTGAAGAGCGCCGCTCACGCGGGCAAGAACTAG
- the ahcY gene encoding adenosylhomocysteinase, protein MATTSTSNVACDIANIELADLGKKRIEWANQSMKVLQIIRKDFIKNQPLKGFRISACLHVTAETANLMITLRDGGAEAVLCASNPLSTQDDVAASLVRDYGIPVYAIKGEDNDTYYSHIMAALDHKPHITMDDGADLVTIALTKRKDALEHVIAGTEETTTGVIRLRAMAKDGMLKYPIIAVNDADTKHMFDNRYGTGQSTIDGIVRATNFLLAGAKFVVAGYGWCGRGLASRARGLGAEVIVTEIDPTKAIEAVMDGYRVMSMHEAAQLGDVFCTVTGNKSVLRKEHFELMKDGAIISNSGHFNVEIDIPALEKLSSSKRTTRTFVDEYSLKDGRKINLLGEGRLINLASAEGHPPSVMDMSFADQALSLDYLVKHHKTLEKSVFKVPEELDKRVAKLKLESMGVKIDKLTPEQEEYLAGWSEGT, encoded by the coding sequence ATGGCTACGACATCTACTTCGAACGTCGCGTGCGACATCGCGAACATTGAACTGGCGGACCTGGGCAAAAAGCGCATCGAATGGGCGAACCAGTCGATGAAAGTGCTGCAGATCATCCGCAAGGATTTCATCAAGAACCAGCCGCTGAAGGGCTTCCGCATCAGCGCCTGCCTGCACGTGACGGCCGAGACCGCCAACCTGATGATCACGCTGCGCGACGGTGGCGCCGAGGCTGTTCTGTGCGCCTCGAACCCGCTCTCGACACAGGATGACGTGGCTGCCTCACTCGTCCGCGACTACGGTATTCCCGTCTACGCGATCAAGGGCGAGGACAACGATACCTACTACTCGCACATCATGGCGGCGCTCGACCACAAGCCGCACATCACGATGGATGACGGCGCCGACCTCGTGACGATCGCCCTGACCAAGCGCAAGGACGCGCTGGAGCACGTGATCGCAGGCACCGAAGAGACGACCACCGGCGTCATCCGCCTGCGCGCGATGGCGAAGGACGGCATGTTGAAGTACCCGATCATCGCGGTGAATGATGCCGACACCAAGCACATGTTCGACAACCGCTACGGCACCGGTCAGTCCACGATTGACGGTATCGTGCGCGCGACGAACTTCCTGCTCGCAGGCGCGAAGTTCGTGGTCGCTGGCTACGGCTGGTGCGGACGCGGTTTGGCTTCGCGTGCGCGCGGCCTTGGAGCCGAGGTCATCGTGACCGAAATCGATCCCACGAAGGCGATCGAAGCCGTGATGGACGGCTACCGCGTGATGTCAATGCACGAAGCGGCACAGCTTGGCGATGTGTTCTGCACCGTGACCGGCAATAAGAGCGTTCTGCGCAAGGAACACTTCGAGTTGATGAAGGACGGCGCGATCATTTCGAACTCCGGCCACTTCAACGTCGAGATCGACATTCCGGCGCTGGAAAAGCTGTCGTCGTCGAAGCGCACGACCCGCACGTTTGTGGATGAGTACTCGCTGAAAGATGGCCGCAAGATCAACCTGCTGGGCGAAGGCCGCCTGATCAACCTGGCCAGCGCGGAAGGCCATCCGCCGTCCGTGATGGACATGAGCTTCGCCGACCAGGCGCTCTCGCTCGACTACCTGGTGAAACACCACAAGACGCTCGAGAAGAGCGTGTTCAAGGTTCCGGAAGAACTCGACAAGCGGGTTGCGAAGCTGAAGCTGGAGTCGATGGGCGTGAAGATCGACAAGCTGACGCCGGAGCAAGAAGAGTACCTGGCGGGCTGGAGCGAAGGAACATAG
- a CDS encoding P1 family peptidase: MKAHIFSALLLASSLVCAQKPRARDLGVPFDGTPGKFNAITDVAGVTVGHKTLIEGTDIRTGVTAVIPRANDLFDPVYAGWFSQNGNGEMTGTTWVEESGFLDGPVVITNTHSVGVVRDAVIAWRLNHQPPKTVEDAWSLPVVAETWDGWLNDINGFHVKPQDAFDALDSAKSGPVLEGAVGGGTGMICNEFKGGIGTSSRMLDAKAGGYTVGVLVQCNYGLRPQLRIAGVPVGKEIPQHAAYEEEKGSIIVVVATDAPLIPTQLKRLARRVTDGLGRLGSISGNGSGDIFIAFSTANPHTYYSEKAATIQTLPLDNMDPLFAATVQATEEAVVNALVAAEDMTGYKGRKVIALPHDQLREVLKKYNRLEK; the protein is encoded by the coding sequence ATGAAAGCCCACATCTTCTCTGCTCTCCTGCTAGCGTCATCGCTGGTCTGCGCCCAGAAACCTCGCGCCCGCGATCTTGGCGTTCCTTTCGACGGAACTCCTGGCAAGTTCAATGCGATCACCGATGTCGCCGGCGTAACAGTAGGCCACAAGACGCTGATCGAAGGCACCGACATTCGCACTGGCGTGACCGCGGTGATTCCGCGCGCGAACGATTTGTTTGATCCGGTGTATGCGGGATGGTTTTCGCAGAACGGTAATGGCGAGATGACGGGAACGACCTGGGTGGAAGAGTCGGGATTCCTTGATGGCCCGGTAGTGATCACCAACACGCACAGTGTTGGTGTGGTGCGCGATGCGGTGATCGCATGGCGCCTGAACCACCAGCCGCCGAAAACGGTGGAGGATGCGTGGTCGCTGCCGGTTGTCGCGGAAACGTGGGACGGCTGGCTGAACGATATCAACGGATTCCACGTGAAGCCGCAAGACGCGTTCGATGCGCTCGACAGTGCGAAGTCAGGCCCGGTGCTGGAAGGCGCTGTCGGCGGCGGAACGGGGATGATTTGTAACGAGTTCAAGGGCGGGATTGGGACGTCTTCGCGCATGCTCGACGCCAAGGCCGGAGGCTATACGGTTGGGGTGCTGGTGCAGTGTAATTACGGGCTGCGTCCGCAGCTGCGCATTGCTGGTGTTCCGGTGGGTAAGGAGATTCCACAGCACGCTGCCTATGAAGAAGAGAAAGGCTCGATCATCGTCGTGGTTGCGACCGATGCTCCGCTGATTCCGACGCAACTCAAACGACTTGCGCGCCGCGTAACCGATGGGCTGGGGCGGCTGGGAAGCATCTCGGGCAATGGGTCGGGAGATATCTTCATTGCCTTCTCCACGGCGAATCCGCACACCTACTACAGCGAGAAGGCAGCGACGATACAGACGCTGCCGCTCGACAACATGGATCCGTTATTTGCAGCGACCGTGCAGGCGACGGAAGAAGCAGTGGTGAATGCGCTCGTCGCCGCAGAAGACATGACGGGGTACAAGGGGCGGAAGGTGATCGCGCTGCCGCACGATCAATTGCGAGAAGTGTTGAAGAAGTACAACCGGCTGGAAAAGTAA
- a CDS encoding TetR/AcrR family transcriptional regulator, producing MSNSERAKPSKASSKSVKATDARIRRTHERLGLALIELILDNPIDTVTVQDVLDRAGVGRSTFYLHYRDKDDLLWTQLEQFFEIMSNLLDSKKEVSRRVLPVREMLEHVGIENKIYRALADSGRLHDFFDLAQQYFARSIEKRLSGYRKLLNISGDELTARANALAGSYLALMRWWIDSKGKLPPQAVDDLFHGMVWKGLE from the coding sequence ATGTCCAACAGTGAGCGAGCCAAGCCTTCAAAAGCCTCTTCGAAGAGTGTTAAGGCGACAGACGCTCGCATTCGCCGCACTCACGAACGCCTTGGCCTGGCTCTCATCGAGCTCATTCTCGACAATCCGATCGATACGGTGACTGTCCAGGACGTGCTTGATCGCGCCGGTGTTGGACGCTCCACGTTTTATCTCCACTATCGCGACAAAGACGACCTGCTCTGGACCCAGTTGGAGCAATTCTTCGAAATCATGAGCAACCTGCTCGATAGCAAGAAGGAAGTGTCACGCCGCGTATTGCCGGTCCGCGAAATGCTCGAGCACGTCGGTATCGAGAACAAAATTTATCGCGCCCTCGCCGACTCCGGCCGTCTGCACGACTTCTTCGACCTCGCGCAGCAATACTTCGCCCGCTCCATCGAGAAGCGTCTTAGCGGATACCGAAAGCTTTTGAATATTTCTGGAGACGAATTGACCGCGCGCGCAAACGCTCTCGCCGGAAGCTATCTCGCGCTGATGCGCTGGTGGATCGACAGCAAAGGAAAGCTCCCACCCCAGGCAGTCGACGACTTATTTCACGGAATGGTCTGGAAGGGCTTGGAATAG
- a CDS encoding RNA polymerase sigma factor, whose product MSGSHEIADEITQDAFLFLLRNPGSYAPERGPLLNFLLGVTRNLVRRSKRSATDDLSIEDEGIENQFAVPETNDSPLDLAIRRQSAASLQDALLKVPEGYREVIVLCDLQEMSYAEAAATLGIPVGTVRSRLHRGHIALLDVLSRRTVAENSGAKL is encoded by the coding sequence ATGTCTGGCTCACACGAAATCGCCGACGAGATCACCCAGGACGCCTTCCTGTTCCTGCTGCGGAACCCCGGTTCCTATGCGCCGGAACGAGGCCCGCTCCTGAACTTCCTCCTCGGCGTCACCCGAAACCTCGTCCGCCGCTCGAAGCGGAGCGCCACCGATGACCTGTCGATTGAAGATGAGGGAATCGAGAACCAGTTCGCCGTGCCCGAGACCAACGACAGCCCACTCGATCTGGCGATCCGCCGGCAATCCGCTGCCTCATTGCAAGACGCGCTCCTAAAGGTTCCGGAAGGCTATCGCGAGGTCATCGTGCTCTGCGATCTCCAGGAGATGAGCTACGCCGAAGCCGCTGCCACGCTCGGCATTCCGGTTGGTACGGTTCGCTCCCGCTTGCATCGCGGACACATCGCTCTGCTCGACGTCCTCAGCCGCCGGACTGTGGCTGAAAATTCGGGGGCCAAGTTATGA
- the kdsA gene encoding 3-deoxy-8-phosphooctulonate synthase, producing the protein MIEPFKVKDVEIGGPKLFLIAGPCVIESEAHAMKMAEAISGVCKAMKIPYIFKASYDKANRTSLSSFRGPGLHEGLRILAKVADEVNVPVLTDVHDTEQATAAGDIVDVLQIPAFLCRQTDLLVAAAKTGKVVNVKKGQFVAPNDMQYAVTKVRESGNQRVCLTERGASFGYNNLVVDMRALPIMRQFAPVIFDATHSVQLPSAGKDGHAVSGGQPEFIPVLSRAAVAAGVDGVFMEVHDDPPHAKSDGANALDLKLLRGVLTSLLRIREAVTPPAAS; encoded by the coding sequence GTGATCGAGCCCTTCAAAGTCAAAGACGTCGAGATCGGCGGTCCGAAGCTATTTCTCATCGCTGGGCCGTGCGTCATCGAGAGTGAAGCCCACGCCATGAAGATGGCCGAGGCCATCTCCGGAGTCTGCAAGGCGATGAAGATTCCCTACATCTTCAAGGCTTCGTACGACAAAGCCAATCGCACTTCGCTGTCGAGTTTCCGCGGCCCGGGCCTGCACGAGGGTTTACGCATTCTCGCGAAGGTCGCCGACGAAGTGAACGTGCCGGTTCTAACCGACGTGCACGACACCGAGCAGGCCACGGCCGCCGGCGACATCGTCGACGTCCTCCAGATCCCCGCGTTCCTCTGCCGCCAGACCGACCTGCTCGTGGCTGCGGCGAAGACCGGCAAAGTTGTGAACGTGAAGAAGGGCCAGTTCGTTGCGCCCAACGACATGCAGTACGCCGTGACCAAGGTCCGCGAGTCGGGCAATCAGCGCGTCTGTCTCACCGAGCGCGGCGCCAGCTTCGGCTACAACAATCTTGTCGTCGACATGCGCGCGCTGCCCATCATGCGCCAGTTCGCGCCCGTCATTTTCGACGCCACCCACTCCGTCCAGCTTCCCTCGGCCGGCAAAGACGGCCATGCCGTCTCCGGTGGACAGCCCGAGTTCATTCCGGTCCTCTCCCGCGCCGCCGTTGCCGCCGGCGTGGATGGCGTCTTCATGGAGGTTCATGACGACCCGCCGCACGCCAAGTCAGACGGCGCCAACGCTCTCGACCTCAAACTTCTGCGCGGAGTCCTGACTTCGCTGCTCCGCATCCGCGAAGCCGTTACGCCACCCGCAGCGTCTTGA
- a CDS encoding aldo/keto reductase, whose product MADSTAAIPQRKFGKADATVSCVGFGGHHVGDATDVKEAVKLIHQAVDAGITFFDNCWEYHRGKTEDWMGQGLKGRREKVFLMSKVCTHGRDADLAMRMLEQSLNRLQTDHLDLWQIHGVSFDNDPELFIRPNGAAEALRKAKEQGKVRFVGFTGHKDPDIHLAMLNTGFPFDAVQMPLNPFDYHFRSFQGKVLPELQKRGIAALGMKPISGHGDAVKRGVLSGEESLRYAMSLPGVTTTITGIDKQEALDQAIKVARGFQPMTEQEMSALRDRVKPYAGDGRYELYKVSLKFDNPEARMAHDFPLDMQSVEVKEMMKATENTGKPFPEAK is encoded by the coding sequence ATGGCAGACTCCACTGCTGCGATCCCTCAACGCAAATTCGGCAAAGCCGACGCCACGGTTTCCTGCGTCGGCTTCGGTGGTCACCACGTTGGCGACGCCACCGACGTGAAAGAAGCCGTCAAGCTGATCCATCAGGCCGTAGATGCCGGCATCACCTTCTTCGACAACTGCTGGGAATACCATCGTGGTAAGACCGAAGACTGGATGGGCCAAGGCCTCAAGGGTCGTCGCGAAAAGGTCTTCCTGATGTCCAAGGTCTGCACCCACGGGCGCGATGCCGACCTCGCCATGCGCATGCTCGAGCAGTCGCTCAACCGCCTCCAGACCGATCATCTCGACCTCTGGCAGATTCATGGCGTCTCATTCGACAACGATCCCGAGCTCTTCATTCGCCCGAACGGCGCGGCCGAGGCCCTCCGCAAAGCCAAAGAACAGGGCAAAGTCCGCTTCGTAGGATTCACCGGTCACAAGGATCCCGACATCCATCTCGCGATGCTGAATACCGGCTTTCCCTTCGACGCCGTGCAGATGCCGCTGAACCCGTTCGACTACCACTTCCGCAGCTTTCAGGGAAAAGTGCTGCCCGAGTTGCAGAAGCGCGGGATCGCGGCACTTGGCATGAAGCCCATCAGCGGCCATGGCGACGCGGTAAAGCGCGGTGTGCTGAGTGGAGAAGAATCGCTGCGTTACGCGATGAGCCTGCCCGGCGTGACCACGACCATCACCGGCATCGACAAACAGGAAGCGCTCGACCAGGCGATCAAAGTCGCGCGCGGCTTCCAACCCATGACCGAGCAGGAAATGTCCGCCCTTCGCGATCGCGTGAAGCCCTACGCCGGCGATGGACGCTACGAACTCTACAAAGTCTCGCTCAAGTTCGATAATCCCGAGGCGCGCATGGCACACGATTTCCCCCTCGACATGCAGTCCGTCGAGGTGAAGGAAATGATGAAGGCCACCGAAAATACCGGCAAGCCGTTTCCGGAGGCGAAATGA
- a CDS encoding energy transducer TonB — MGIKFGFPNGWIPVGSTVSGQAEQQGKTFLLFEMQTGVADSNDRIRLYARNAGKTTKRLAEAAIILAKAHAGVGPDDPTVLSSGLSVQFAGREFERLDVEMVKPGFKQYRAELTTKFRDYFITILVAAATPEDRDAITKTLEGFSLGDDTPDSSCGEAVPAVKADMPIVGIVSSEPGGPPAKGHIRVSQTVSKAFIVKRVDPITPKDFNGGGQVVLEVLTSKDGDVESISALSGNPLLIPAAMEAVKQWKFKPYLLNNQPIGMDTTVTLDVHHP, encoded by the coding sequence TTGGGAATCAAATTCGGATTTCCAAACGGCTGGATCCCGGTTGGTTCTACTGTCTCGGGGCAGGCGGAGCAGCAAGGCAAGACCTTCTTGTTGTTTGAAATGCAAACCGGCGTAGCCGATTCAAATGATCGGATTCGTTTGTACGCTCGAAACGCTGGTAAGACGACGAAGAGACTCGCGGAAGCCGCGATCATCCTGGCCAAGGCCCATGCTGGCGTAGGTCCGGACGATCCGACGGTGCTTTCGAGCGGACTCAGCGTTCAATTCGCGGGACGCGAATTCGAGCGCCTCGATGTGGAAATGGTCAAACCGGGTTTCAAGCAGTACCGTGCCGAGTTGACCACCAAGTTCCGGGATTACTTCATCACCATTCTCGTGGCAGCAGCAACACCGGAGGATCGGGACGCGATTACGAAAACGCTCGAGGGTTTTTCATTGGGCGACGACACACCCGACTCGTCATGCGGCGAAGCAGTTCCTGCAGTGAAAGCAGATATGCCGATCGTGGGAATTGTAAGTTCCGAGCCCGGCGGTCCACCCGCCAAGGGACACATACGGGTATCTCAGACCGTCTCGAAGGCTTTTATCGTTAAGCGCGTCGATCCAATTACTCCGAAAGACTTTAACGGAGGAGGCCAGGTAGTGCTAGAGGTCCTCACGTCAAAGGATGGCGATGTCGAGTCGATAAGTGCCCTCTCCGGAAATCCCTTGCTCATTCCCGCTGCAATGGAAGCTGTGAAGCAATGGAAATTCAAGCCGTATCTTCTGAACAATCAACCGATTGGGATGGACACTACGGTCACCCTGGACGTTCACCATCCGTAG
- a CDS encoding GGDEF domain-containing protein, producing the protein MFDSAGADHKRQLQELGIFHDVAKALTSSLNLDSILQTIMEKMAEYFRPDTWSLLMVDEEKSELYFAIAVGDAAEALKTVRLKLGEGIAGWVAQHGESLLVPDVYTDPRFAKRIDEMTKWQTRSIICIPLKSKHRVLGVIQLINVDMQGFGGNEMLLLQALADYAAIAIDNARAVEKIQELTITDDCTGLYNARHLYKTLEAEVYRSTRFGYEFSILFLDLDHFKSVNDTHGHLVGSRLLAEIGYAIKAHLRLIDYAFRYGGDEFVVLLPQTSKESALVVARRLRDVFRNEYWLKPEGLNLNVRASMGVATFPEDAKSSHEIIRQADEMMYAVKNTTRDNVSVARQGMLT; encoded by the coding sequence ATGTTTGACTCCGCAGGCGCCGACCACAAGCGGCAGTTACAGGAGTTGGGTATCTTTCACGACGTCGCCAAAGCGCTGACGTCGTCGCTGAACCTCGACTCCATCCTGCAGACCATTATGGAAAAGATGGCGGAATATTTCCGCCCCGATACCTGGTCACTCCTCATGGTGGATGAGGAGAAATCTGAGCTTTATTTCGCCATCGCTGTCGGTGACGCCGCGGAGGCCCTCAAAACCGTTCGCCTGAAACTCGGCGAAGGCATAGCGGGATGGGTCGCACAGCACGGCGAAAGCCTTCTCGTTCCCGACGTCTATACCGATCCGCGTTTTGCCAAGCGCATCGACGAGATGACCAAGTGGCAGACGCGCTCGATTATCTGCATTCCGCTCAAATCGAAGCACCGCGTCCTCGGCGTGATCCAGTTGATCAACGTGGATATGCAAGGCTTCGGCGGAAACGAGATGCTGCTGCTGCAGGCGCTCGCCGATTACGCCGCCATCGCCATCGATAATGCCCGCGCCGTCGAGAAGATCCAGGAGTTGACGATCACCGACGACTGCACCGGCCTCTACAACGCGCGCCATCTCTACAAAACGCTCGAAGCCGAGGTCTACCGCTCCACCCGTTTCGGCTACGAGTTCAGCATCCTGTTCCTCGACCTCGACCACTTCAAGTCGGTGAACGATACGCACGGCCACCTCGTCGGCAGCCGCTTACTCGCGGAGATCGGCTACGCCATTAAGGCGCACCTTCGCTTGATTGACTATGCCTTCCGCTATGGTGGCGACGAATTTGTCGTGCTGTTGCCGCAGACGTCGAAAGAGTCGGCGTTAGTTGTAGCCCGCCGCTTGCGCGATGTTTTCCGTAATGAATATTGGCTGAAACCAGAGGGTCTGAATCTCAATGTGCGCGCCAGCATGGGTGTCGCAACGTTCCCGGAGGACGCAAAGTCCTCGCACGAAATCATCCGCCAGGCCGACGAAATGATGTACGCGGTAAAAAACACCACGCGCGATAACGTAAGCGTCGCCCGCCAAGGCATGCTGACCTAA
- a CDS encoding helix-turn-helix domain-containing protein — translation MGSFGDKLRREREMRGISLDEIAVATKIGTRSLKALEDENFSILPGGIFNKGFVRSYAKFLGLNEDEAVADYTAAVKEQPVSVKTIASQSAMAKANRLAAQQARESSHKAGIVRALILLVLSAGIAFGGYKVYRAGYFKAFKMPSLHRQLKQQAQAPTPTTSVPSTTSSATSAPPPASQPTVVAPADNATSSPASTTVSKPESRIAEDTTTIRGAIPLEFTVSIKATGWSWMSITMDGRRPLQKTFAPHEQKEFKAKNRVRIVMGNPNGTEISLNGKPVAISGDLTRPRTVVVNASGLQSE, via the coding sequence GTGGGGTCATTTGGCGATAAGTTGCGTCGGGAAAGGGAGATGCGCGGCATCTCGCTCGACGAAATCGCCGTTGCCACGAAGATCGGCACGCGCTCGCTCAAAGCCCTGGAAGACGAGAACTTCTCCATCCTGCCGGGCGGCATCTTCAACAAAGGCTTCGTTCGCTCCTACGCTAAGTTCCTGGGATTAAACGAAGACGAAGCGGTCGCGGATTACACGGCGGCGGTGAAAGAACAACCGGTGTCGGTGAAGACAATCGCCTCACAGAGCGCCATGGCGAAGGCCAATCGCCTGGCGGCGCAACAGGCGCGAGAGTCGTCGCATAAGGCGGGTATCGTGCGAGCACTGATCCTGCTGGTGCTGTCCGCAGGAATCGCATTTGGCGGATATAAGGTTTATCGAGCCGGCTATTTCAAGGCTTTCAAGATGCCGAGCTTACATCGGCAGTTGAAGCAGCAGGCTCAGGCGCCCACACCGACAACGAGCGTGCCGAGTACAACGTCGAGCGCGACGAGTGCCCCACCACCTGCTTCGCAGCCAACCGTAGTGGCACCTGCGGATAACGCAACTTCGAGCCCTGCTTCGACTACTGTCAGCAAGCCGGAATCGCGGATCGCTGAGGATACAACCACTATCCGGGGCGCCATTCCCCTGGAATTTACGGTTTCGATCAAGGCGACCGGGTGGAGTTGGATGTCCATCACTATGGATGGCCGCCGGCCACTGCAGAAGACGTTTGCACCCCACGAGCAAAAGGAATTCAAGGCCAAGAACCGGGTTCGCATCGTGATGGGAAATCCCAACGGAACCGAGATCTCTTTAAACGGAAAACCCGTGGCGATTAGCGGGGATCTGACGCGGCCAAGAACGGTGGTGGTAAATGCTTCAGGACTGCAGAGCGAGTAG